In the genome of Leptospira inadai serovar Lyme str. 10, one region contains:
- a CDS encoding RNA polymerase sigma factor — MEGLSQQEFSKYYESSRNTVYHFLLKLSGNPEIAEDLTQETFLKAYEVMYRFDPSRGSFSSWSCTIGKNLYFKLFNRSKKESNNVSINIDNFPELSAGNDKDPSGIEKKNLNSFLKEGISRLPEPEKSIILLKELEKKTLRETAEALKISERTVSRRLLSAFRILRSFLEEKGIESI; from the coding sequence ATGGAAGGCCTTTCTCAACAGGAATTTTCGAAATATTATGAATCTTCAAGGAATACCGTTTACCATTTCCTTCTGAAGCTTTCAGGTAATCCCGAAATAGCAGAAGATCTAACGCAAGAAACCTTCCTCAAGGCTTACGAGGTCATGTATAGATTCGATCCTTCAAGAGGTAGCTTTTCCTCTTGGTCCTGCACCATCGGCAAGAATCTCTACTTTAAACTTTTCAATCGCTCTAAGAAAGAATCGAACAACGTATCTATCAATATAGATAATTTTCCTGAGCTTTCCGCCGGAAATGATAAGGATCCATCAGGAATTGAGAAAAAAAATTTAAATTCCTTTTTGAAAGAAGGAATTTCTCGTCTTCCCGAACCGGAAAAGAGTATAATATTATTAAAAGAATTAGAAAAAAAGACTCTTAGAGAAACCGCAGAAGCATTAAAAATTTCTGAAAGAACTGTTAGTCGCAGATTGTTAAGTGCATTCAGAATTTTGAGGAGCTTTCTCGAGGAAAAAGGGATCGAATCGATATGA
- a CDS encoding NuoI/complex I 23 kDa subunit family protein, whose translation MGTVNVVNVAAKHKLAWYQKLYSYSIGKGLWITLKHFIKAAFLKGAVTLEFPEKRRKYSTRFRGMHTMKRDEQGRERCTSCFCCMWICPADAIHIEAGLVTPEIQHLHPEDKFAKKFEIDLLRCIFCGLCEEACPKGAIYLDGPAEMAADNREDLILTKERMMQKIGGPILGERK comes from the coding sequence TTGGGGACCGTTAATGTCGTAAACGTAGCAGCGAAGCATAAATTGGCTTGGTATCAAAAACTTTATTCGTATTCCATCGGAAAAGGTTTGTGGATCACTTTAAAACATTTTATCAAAGCGGCTTTTCTTAAAGGCGCGGTGACTCTCGAGTTTCCGGAAAAAAGAAGAAAATATTCCACGCGCTTTCGCGGCATGCATACTATGAAACGTGACGAGCAAGGGAGAGAGAGATGCACTAGTTGTTTTTGCTGCATGTGGATTTGCCCTGCGGATGCGATTCATATCGAAGCCGGGCTAGTTACTCCCGAGATCCAACATCTACATCCGGAAGATAAATTTGCAAAGAAATTCGAAATCGATCTTCTCCGTTGTATTTTTTGCGGCTTATGCGAAGAGGCCTGTCCCAAGGGTGCAATTTATTTAGATGGTCCGGCGGAAATGGCGGCTGATAATCGTGAAGATTTAATTCTTACAAAAGAACGAATGATGCAAAAGATCGGCGGTCCGATTCTTGGTGAGAGAAAATAA
- a CDS encoding DUF433 domain-containing protein, which yields MDKTLFHQDRIVSNPSICGGKPIIKGTSIRVLEVLDMVFLGFGLQEILGEYPQLFEEDVRACLQYASKRLHSPLLEKALSQGWVGNREQPYQICNE from the coding sequence ATGGATAAAACTCTTTTTCATCAGGACAGAATCGTCTCGAATCCTTCCATTTGCGGCGGAAAGCCTATAATAAAAGGAACTTCGATACGTGTTTTAGAAGTACTGGATATGGTTTTTCTTGGATTCGGTCTGCAGGAAATCTTAGGTGAATATCCGCAACTCTTCGAAGAGGATGTTAGAGCCTGTCTACAATACGCGTCGAAAAGGTTACATTCTCCTCTTTTAGAAAAAGCTCTTAGTCAAGGTTGGGTCGGTAATCGGGAGCAACCCTATCAAATATGTAATGAGTAA